A window from Pyrococcus yayanosii CH1 encodes these proteins:
- the arcC gene encoding carbamate kinase yields MKRVVIALGGNALQQRGQKGSHEEMMANVMKTAKQIADIIEKGYDVVITHGNGPQVGALLLHMDAGQQLHGIPAQPMDVAGAMTQGWIGYLIQQALGNELRGRGIEKPIATIVTQTLVDRNDPAFKNPTKPVGPFYDEATAKRLAQEKGWVVKEDAGRGWRRVVPSPDPKRIVEAPIIRDLVEKGFIVIASGGGGVPVIEEDGKLRGVEAVIDKDLAGERLAEEVGADIFMILTDVNGAALYYGTERERWLGKVTVEELRRYYEEGHFKAGSMGPKVLAAIRFVEWGGERAVIAHLEKAVEALEGKTGTQVVRG; encoded by the coding sequence ATGAAGAGGGTAGTGATAGCACTTGGCGGCAATGCCCTTCAGCAGCGTGGTCAAAAGGGGAGCCACGAGGAGATGATGGCCAATGTTATGAAGACGGCGAAGCAGATTGCGGATATAATCGAAAAGGGTTATGATGTTGTGATAACCCACGGAAACGGGCCGCAGGTTGGAGCCCTGCTCCTCCACATGGACGCGGGCCAGCAGCTCCACGGCATCCCTGCCCAGCCTATGGACGTGGCAGGTGCAATGACGCAGGGGTGGATAGGATACCTCATCCAGCAGGCCCTCGGCAACGAGCTCAGGGGGAGGGGCATTGAAAAACCCATCGCGACGATAGTGACCCAGACGCTTGTGGATAGGAACGACCCTGCCTTCAAGAACCCCACGAAGCCAGTGGGGCCGTTCTACGATGAAGCCACGGCGAAAAGACTTGCCCAAGAAAAGGGCTGGGTTGTGAAGGAGGACGCGGGCAGGGGATGGAGAAGAGTAGTTCCCAGCCCTGACCCGAAGAGGATAGTGGAAGCCCCTATAATTAGGGATCTCGTTGAGAAGGGCTTCATAGTCATAGCGAGTGGCGGAGGTGGAGTTCCGGTCATAGAGGAGGACGGAAAGCTTAGGGGAGTTGAGGCCGTGATAGACAAGGATTTGGCTGGAGAGAGGCTGGCCGAGGAAGTGGGTGCGGACATATTCATGATACTGACCGACGTGAACGGTGCCGCCCTCTATTACGGCACCGAGAGGGAAAGGTGGCTCGGAAAGGTAACCGTCGAAGAGCTCAGGCGCTACTACGAGGAAGGCCACTTCAAGGCGGGTAGCATGGGACCAAAGGTTTTGGCCGCCATAAGATTCGTCGAATGGGGTGGCGAGAGAGCAGTAATAGCCCATCTCGAGAAGGCCGTCGAGGCCCTTGAGGGGAAGACGGGAACGCAGGTCGTGAGGGGGTAG
- a CDS encoding ATP-dependent DNA helicase → MKVDELPVDEKIKAVLKGRGIEELYPPQAEALRSEVLDGKNLLLAIPTASGKTLVAEIVMVERILRGAGKAVYIVPLKALAEEKYREFKVWEALGLRVAVTTGDYDRKEEWLGRYDIIVATAEKFDSLLRHGPGWLREVGLLVADEIHLIGSPDRGTTLEMILTHMLGKAQIIGLSATVGNPEELAEWLGARLVVSDWRPVRLRKGVFYDGIVRWEDGGVEKYPTGWESLTVDAVKKGKGALVFVNTRRSAERVAVELSKKMKRLLTKPELRELEKLAGELEDNPTNKRLREALRGGVAFHHAGLGREERLLVEDAFRAGRIKVVVATPTLSAGVNMPAFRVVIRDTKRYSDFGWTDIPVLEIQQMMGRAGRPKYDERGEAIIVAKDEDPEALMKRYIFGKPEKLFSMLSNESTFRGQVLALIVSFNVRSFRSLMEFLERTFYYHQRRSLEALEERAKGVVYFLLENEFIEMNLEGGFTPLPLGIRTAQLYVDPLTAKLFKDHLEDIEKGPNPLGVFHLLALTPDMPPLPVRRKEFSDWVDYAYEMEEYLYVEIPWDGYEMEKFLRALKTAKLLLDWINEVPEAKIMENYGIEPGDLHRLVELADWLVYSMAEVARVLGMENSAKYLRDLQLRVRHGVREELLPLVKLPMIGRKRARALYNAGFKTLEDIAKARPEDIKKVEGIGPKVLEALYSGLGVKVRIRKGTLDDFLK, encoded by the coding sequence ATGAAGGTAGATGAGCTTCCTGTGGACGAGAAGATTAAGGCCGTGCTGAAGGGGAGGGGTATAGAAGAGCTGTATCCCCCGCAGGCAGAGGCCCTCAGATCAGAAGTTCTCGATGGAAAGAACCTCCTCCTCGCCATACCGACGGCCAGTGGCAAGACCCTCGTCGCCGAGATAGTCATGGTGGAGAGGATACTCAGAGGGGCCGGAAAGGCCGTTTACATAGTGCCGCTGAAGGCTCTGGCCGAGGAGAAGTACAGAGAGTTCAAGGTCTGGGAAGCCCTTGGCCTGAGGGTGGCCGTTACGACGGGAGACTATGATAGGAAAGAGGAGTGGCTTGGAAGGTATGACATAATCGTGGCGACGGCCGAGAAGTTCGACTCCCTTCTCAGACACGGGCCGGGATGGTTGAGGGAAGTTGGACTCCTCGTCGCCGATGAGATACACCTCATAGGCTCACCCGATAGGGGAACCACGCTCGAGATGATACTCACTCACATGCTTGGAAAGGCTCAGATAATAGGCCTCTCCGCGACCGTTGGCAATCCTGAAGAGCTGGCCGAGTGGCTAGGTGCGAGGCTCGTGGTGAGCGATTGGAGGCCTGTGAGACTCAGGAAGGGTGTGTTCTACGATGGAATCGTGAGGTGGGAGGACGGGGGCGTCGAGAAGTATCCTACGGGATGGGAGTCCCTTACCGTGGACGCCGTCAAGAAGGGGAAGGGAGCCCTAGTCTTCGTGAACACGCGGAGAAGTGCCGAAAGGGTTGCGGTGGAGCTATCGAAGAAGATGAAACGGCTGTTAACGAAGCCCGAGCTTAGGGAGCTGGAGAAGCTTGCGGGGGAGCTGGAGGATAACCCCACAAACAAAAGGCTGAGAGAGGCTCTGCGCGGGGGAGTCGCGTTCCACCACGCGGGCCTTGGTCGCGAGGAAAGGCTCCTTGTGGAAGACGCCTTCAGGGCTGGCCGGATAAAGGTCGTCGTCGCGACACCAACGCTTTCTGCTGGAGTAAATATGCCTGCTTTCCGCGTGGTAATCAGGGATACGAAGCGCTACTCTGACTTCGGCTGGACGGACATTCCCGTTCTCGAAATCCAGCAGATGATGGGTAGGGCTGGCAGGCCGAAGTATGATGAGAGGGGCGAAGCTATAATAGTGGCGAAGGATGAGGATCCCGAGGCTCTTATGAAAAGGTACATCTTCGGGAAGCCTGAGAAGCTCTTTTCGATGCTCTCGAACGAGTCCACCTTCAGGGGCCAGGTGTTAGCTCTCATAGTGAGCTTCAACGTGAGGAGCTTCCGCTCTCTCATGGAGTTCCTTGAGAGAACCTTCTACTACCATCAGCGGAGAAGCTTAGAGGCCTTGGAGGAGAGGGCGAAGGGTGTCGTCTACTTCCTTCTCGAGAACGAGTTCATAGAGATGAATCTGGAGGGGGGTTTCACGCCTCTGCCCCTTGGCATTAGAACCGCACAGCTCTACGTTGATCCCCTGACGGCCAAACTCTTCAAGGATCATCTGGAGGACATAGAGAAGGGGCCGAACCCCCTTGGTGTCTTTCACCTGCTGGCATTAACCCCTGATATGCCTCCCCTGCCTGTAAGGAGGAAGGAGTTCTCCGACTGGGTAGATTACGCCTATGAAATGGAGGAGTACCTATACGTGGAAATCCCCTGGGACGGGTATGAAATGGAGAAGTTCCTAAGGGCCCTTAAGACGGCAAAGCTCCTCCTCGACTGGATAAACGAGGTGCCCGAGGCCAAGATTATGGAGAATTACGGCATAGAGCCGGGCGACCTCCACAGGCTCGTCGAGCTCGCCGATTGGCTGGTTTATTCGATGGCGGAAGTTGCCAGGGTGCTCGGGATGGAGAATAGCGCCAAATACCTCAGGGACCTCCAGCTGAGGGTTAGACATGGCGTTAGGGAGGAGCTCCTGCCTCTTGTCAAGCTACCCATGATTGGCAGGAAGAGAGCGAGGGCCCTCTACAATGCAGGCTTCAAGACACTGGAAGACATAGCAAAGGCAAGACCAGAAGATATCAAGAAAGTTGAGGGCATAGGACCCAAAGTTCTGGAGGCGCTGTACTCCGGGCTGGGCGTTAAAGTCAGAATAAGGAAGGGGACGCTCGACGACTTTCTTAAATAA
- the trm10 gene encoding tRNA (guanine(9)-/adenine(9)-N1)-methyltransferase, whose translation MPVNGPGDVLRELLREKGIEAVGSLSKKWPSKGQVDIFQELALMILEGEGAIVELPEETGIAWSLGGKRVAGSRFAFVRPCMFNHYPLVVSRENLLARLPEYPFIIIDLMLWDIHIPKEKGKVALQVRETYSVVRRYLWNRMLAVTWLNGEFERLASFPLNRVKAYSGPTADFLREKGIDEVVLLDPNAEKDLSPDDLSARAFIIGGIVDMKGDKKGTTARIGEAIEEAGIRVRRRRISLRGDVVGVPDRINHIAEILLRMLVLGEDMERAILAVQSPLHARWRLRKEIPKRKIRFLVDGKLYLVVERELYDELSQWLNIRWEDFVKVLRETGIVALERRRIHHLKKISLFKPDGKGGKWVLLLKRAALLCYNC comes from the coding sequence ATGCCGGTGAATGGGCCTGGAGATGTTCTTAGGGAGCTGCTGAGGGAAAAGGGCATCGAGGCTGTTGGTAGCTTATCAAAGAAATGGCCTAGCAAAGGTCAGGTTGATATCTTCCAGGAACTTGCTTTGATGATTCTGGAGGGGGAAGGTGCTATAGTCGAGTTGCCCGAGGAGACTGGCATTGCGTGGAGCCTTGGTGGAAAGAGAGTAGCTGGTTCTAGGTTCGCTTTCGTTAGGCCGTGCATGTTTAACCACTATCCCCTCGTCGTATCGAGGGAAAATCTCCTCGCGAGGCTTCCGGAGTATCCCTTCATAATCATTGATCTCATGCTTTGGGACATCCACATCCCGAAGGAGAAGGGAAAGGTTGCCCTCCAGGTGAGGGAGACCTACTCGGTTGTGAGGCGCTACCTCTGGAACAGGATGCTTGCGGTAACGTGGTTGAACGGAGAGTTCGAAAGGCTCGCAAGCTTTCCTCTTAACAGGGTGAAGGCTTATTCCGGTCCGACGGCCGACTTCCTAAGGGAGAAGGGAATAGATGAGGTAGTCCTCCTGGACCCTAACGCCGAGAAAGACTTGAGTCCAGATGATCTTTCGGCGAGAGCCTTCATAATAGGTGGCATAGTTGACATGAAGGGGGACAAGAAGGGTACGACAGCTAGAATCGGCGAGGCCATCGAGGAGGCTGGGATAAGGGTCAGGCGAAGGAGAATAAGCCTTAGGGGAGATGTCGTGGGTGTTCCGGACAGGATAAACCACATAGCCGAGATACTCCTGAGAATGCTCGTCCTCGGTGAGGATATGGAGAGGGCCATTCTTGCCGTTCAGTCGCCCCTGCACGCCCGCTGGAGGCTCAGGAAGGAGATACCAAAGAGGAAGATTCGCTTCCTCGTTGATGGAAAGCTCTACCTAGTCGTGGAGAGGGAGCTCTATGACGAGCTCTCTCAGTGGCTGAACATCAGGTGGGAGGACTTCGTCAAGGTTTTAAGGGAGACGGGGATCGTGGCCTTGGAGAGAAGGCGCATTCACCATCTCAAGAAGATATCGCTCTTCAAGCCAGACGGCAAGGGCGGAAAGTGGGTTTTACTTTTAAAGAGGGCCGCCCTCCTCTGCTACAACTGCTGA